Proteins encoded together in one Urocitellus parryii isolate mUroPar1 chromosome 3, mUroPar1.hap1, whole genome shotgun sequence window:
- the Nipsnap1 gene encoding protein NipSnap homolog 1 codes for MAPRLCSISAAARRVLGSPGPRAGDVAAAAATRFYSKDNEGSWFRSLFVHKVDPRKDAHSTLLSKKETSNLYKIQFHNVKPECLDAYNSLTEAVLPKLHLDEDYPCSLVGNWNTWYGEQDQAVHLWRFSGGYPALMDCMNKLKNNKEYLEFRKERSCMLLSRRNQLLLEFSFWNEPQPRAGPNIYELRTYKLKPGTMIEWGNNWARAIKYRQENQEAVGGFFSQIGELYVVHHLWAYKDLQSREETRNAAWRKRGWDENVYYTVPLVRHMESRIMIPLKISPLQ; via the exons ATGGCTCCGCGTCTGTGCAGCATCTCTGCAGCGGCGCGGCGGGTGCTGGGGAGCCCGGGACCCCGCGCAGGGGACGTCGCGGCTGCGGCTGCGACGCG TTTCTATTCCAAGGACAATGAAGGCAGCTGGTTTCGGTCCCTCTTTGTCCACAAGGTGGATCCTCGGAAGGATGCCCACTCCACCCTGCTGTCCAAGAAGGAGACCAGCAACCTCTATAAGATACAAT TTCACAATGTGAAGCCTGAGTGTCTGGATGCCTACAACAGCCTGAC GGAGGCTGTGCTGCCTAAGCTGCACCTAGATGAGGACTATCCCTGCTCACTTGTGGGCAACTGGAACACATGgtatggggagcaggaccaggcaG TGCACCTGTGGAGATTCTCAGGTGGATACCCAGCCCTCATGGACTGCATGAACAAGCTCAAAAACAACAAG GAGTACCTGGAGTTCCGAAAGGAGCGGAGCTGTATGCTGCTGTCTAGGAGAAACCAGTTGCTCCTGGAGTTTAGCTTCTGGAATGAGCCACAGCCTAGAGCGGGCCCCAACATCTATGAACTGAGAACATACAAGCTCAAG CCAGGAACCATGATTGAGTGGGGGAACAACTG GGCTCGGGCCATCAAGTACCGACAGGAGAACCAGGAGGCAGTGGGCGGCTTCTTCTCACAGATAGGAGAGCTCTACGTTGTGCACCACCTCTGGG CTTATAAAGACCTGCAGTCTCGGGAGGAGACTCGAAATGCTGCCTGgaggaagaggggctgggatgaAAATGTCTACTACACAG TCCCCTTGGTGCGACACATGGAGTCTCGGATCATGATCCCCTTGAAGATTTCGCCTCTACAATGA